In the genome of Brachypodium distachyon strain Bd21 chromosome 3, Brachypodium_distachyon_v3.0, whole genome shotgun sequence, the window ATCctgacgctcccctcaggcacactttcaggttcccctgcgagcaacagTCTGAAGGATCTGTCTATTGTGGTTACTACtgcgcgcacactattcagcagttcatcaacgacttccaaccgaaggagaagaagaccttcgaagaagtgaggaatttcTTTCTAGCCAACGgcgagttagggcacaactcagaaattctcgtgtatgagatccagaaggacatcggcgaaatcctcaacaagaagGTCCTCAAAACGAGCTgggattactacggcggcgggattgtcgccaaaagtggttAATTTTGTGGGGAACACTTTTATAtgtggctcattctttcaaacactttgtatacatgcatgtgacttgaatgtttaactcgtgtggaactttgtaatatatttgctgctattcCGTTTCTGCTATTTTCTGCtattttgtaatatatttCCTGCTATTTTCCGTGCTATgttgtattcctgctatttctgtgctacaggaatatttatttttatacataATTCACTTATTTACTTTCGGGAAAAATAGTACCAGTGACGGTTataaaccaccgccactgaacaTATAGCAATGGCGGTTAggcaccaccgccactggaaacgGTTCGAGTGGCGGTGGCCATAGACCGCCAGTGGAAATGTCCAGTGTCGGGTACTGCGCCCGCCACTGctgtactccacgcacttttcgggtggtgccggagggatttatagtggcggtttgtaggttttcggtggcgggtattttacccgccattggtgatctcggTGCGACAGTGACGGGTATTTTACCCACCACCGATGCTAAAATCTCCAGTGACCCAGAGTTGGTGgcccgccaccaaccccattttttgaccgtcactggaggggttttctggagtagtgGGTCAGGGGCATACGGCCCTGATATTGGCTACTCCCTTCGCCAGGCTAGTACGTATAATTTGGTGGCTCTAAGTTGTTCGACCGATGCATTCATTTTGCCATGCTTGttaaataaatcaataaaaatggttctgtgcatcattttgattgaGGGAAACGGGGTTTGagcctccttttcgaaaaaatatACCATGTCATCTCAACTCTACGTGGCTCGAGGCCCCCCCACCCACCACCCCCACCCCGCGCGTGTCCATCCGTCCGTCCATTGGTTGGCTCTTGGCTCTTCAGCATTGCTCTAAATCCCAGGATACGCATTATCTTCGGTTGGATTGCAAGTAATACCACACCAATATCCCCCTTTTAAGTCAATTTCTAAATGTTAAATGTTAGTTTAACTGAGCCAAAATTTTAAACTAACAAAATCTTAAATGAACTAAAAATGGGGCATGACTGCATAAGTATGATCCCACCCGTATCCCTTGTCCTGTGATCCATCTGGAAGGAACGCGCCGCTTCGACCGACCAGCTGCTTTTGTCGGTGCTCCACGCTTGGAAGTTAATTTGCTGGTTTCAAGGGTGCAAATCTTCTGACATGAGTGTCAGCACACAGGCTGCGCCCCCCTGAAGGAATTCTCTCTTTGCTTACCCTCTGCTCCTGCTCTTGGTCCTTTCTAATTAGTAACTTTTCTCTTCGGCTTGCTTGATCTCAGAcggcatttttctttttcagttttgtAAAGACATTAGTTTCCCTTTCGTGATCAATTAATGAATGCATCACTGCTGTGATTTGTCAAAAAGAATTGTTTTACAACTCAAATCATCTAACCAGTTTACGATCCGCTTTTACCATCTCGATGAGTAGAACGAAAATAGGTCTCAATTTTCGACAGGTTTTTTTTCCAACATGTTAGTTGCCACCCCCATAGTTCTCGAGTTATCATAGTGTTGAGACATATTACCGTCGTGTATCTTTTTATTGGTAGATCGGTAACCCCACAAATGTTTTCATATTTCGTAGTTACCACCACATGGTTCTCGTGCTGTTGTAGTGTTCAGATATAGTCATCGACTGATGACGTTTTACTTTTTTAGGTAGGTTGGTAACCCACCTTTTACTATTATTAGGTGGTGactattgtaaaaaaaaaggttcatcAAAACGTATACAAGAATTTTAATTCTGAATCTCTCCTCATGAAAAACTCAATGGGTGAAAGAAAGCGGATAATAATTTCGGTTAATACTTGAAGTATGAATCATTTTGAATTGTGAAATAGAAGGAAGAGAATTCCTGCATGCAAGAACATTTCGTCGTTCTATTTAGTGGCCGCATCAGAAGCTAAATGACACACTCACACCCAGTAAACTCCTAaaatttaatactccctccgtcccatattaagtgccgaaatattatatgtatctagatatattttaatatatagatacatcaataACAAATTTGAGCCGTTTAATATgtgacagagggagtatgtttctACCATTCATAGTTCTCTCAATTATTTCTATTAATATTTTCTCAATATACACGGCGCTTTTATGCTGTCTGGTGGTTGCAGACACGTGATTAAACTGAAGCAATGGGAAGGACTCCCCCCAAGGTGTAGTTGTACCGCATGAGAGAACAACAAGTTTCCAGCGGCAGCATCACCCGTATCGCACACTCcatttgtatttgttttgcCATTTTTCATAACCTATGTAATGCAATTAAACGGAAAATCAATCCTCTCGGTTGACGCACGAGTGGCAAGCGTCGTAGTTGTTCTCTGAATCGAAGCCAGCGACCGCGACGACGGCACAGTGACGGCAATTCCCGGCCGGTTCAGAGAGGAGGCGCCCTCCCCTTGCTTCCTACTGCAGAATCAAGTACTAGCAAGCAGCTTCAACCTACAAGCTTGAATGCTCCATCATCTGTGTAGCTCCTGGACAGCGTCGATCCCAGCTCACCAGCTGCGAGTAGTCCGTGTCTTCTCCTCGTGCTCAGAGTTCAGACCCTGGAgcacgctgccgccgccgccacagcagGGCCTCCCCTTGTTTCCCGGGTGTTATAGGACCTGCAACCCGGGCATTTCTGCGCCAGAACGTGGAAGCGCACGCTCGATGTCGCCCCGCAGTCGTTGCAGAGGATCCATacctggaggaggaggagaagaagaacacggTTCAGCTTGCAGCAGCCAGGTACACCGGAGGGTCATTGGCAAGATGCATGGTCACAACGCGTGGTCGTCAGGTCAGTTTGTTGCTTACCATCTTCTTCTGGTAGAACTCCGGCATCGGCGTGGCGGCGACCTCCTCGTCGAGCTTCTGCCACGCGTCGGACATGTCGCAGGCGGAGCGCGAGCAGACCGGGCATGAGTAGCTGGggaaaaccaaaccaaaccaaacagctTGGTCAGATCACCTCGCTCATTTCGTGTGAGCAAAGATTCGCGTGGAGAATGCTTACTGGTGATGAACCCTCATCTCGTTCAGGCATTCCAGATGGATCGTGTGCCCGCAGTGCAGTACACTGATGTCCATTGTCGAGTCAAACAGATACTGTGATTGAAAAACATCAAATGTTTTGAAGATTAGGAATGGTTGAAAGATCAAGAATTTCAAAATTAGGAGTGATGTTTACTTATACTAGCTTAAGGCTTTGGGGATAAATGAAGGCCTAACCTCGAAGCAGACAGGGCAGTTGTGATGCATTGCTCTTTCCACGCAGTGATGAGAGTCCTTCAAGACATTGCCGTAGCAACACCCTGTCAGTGAACAAGGCCGCACGGGTAGCGTT includes:
- the LOC100822563 gene encoding E3 ubiquitin-protein ligase RZFP34 — translated: MDSRAEQHGCAHYARGCRIRAPCCGEVFGCRHCHNEAKNSLQVEPRHRHEIPRHEIKKVICSLCSKEQDVQQNCSDCGACMGKYFCAKCNFFDDDISKNQYHCDGCGICRTGGMDNFFHCEKCGCCYGNVLKDSHHCVERAMHHNCPVCFEYLFDSTMDISVLHCGHTIHLECLNEMRVHHHYSCPVCSRSACDMSDAWQKLDEEVAATPMPEFYQKKMVWILCNDCGATSSVRFHVLAQKCPGCRSYNTRETRGGPAVAAAAACSRV